Proteins co-encoded in one Nicotiana sylvestris chromosome 7, ASM39365v2, whole genome shotgun sequence genomic window:
- the LOC104215937 gene encoding uncharacterized protein: MSLTYINAIFPIQQRMRIDLADEKKAIEATVHYLLCFTTIGAGGVGLVYEHKYSLDRQNQTRLEIEKILQKHMQGISQRMEKSEQKINQIRHKYQEINQIRRGFPIINHVTDAMRADMELWSRQSTMKNMTDGS; this comes from the exons atgtcacttacatatataaatgcaattttCCCAATACAACAG AGAATGCGCATCGACCTTGCTGATGAGAAGAAAGCAATTGAGGCAACTGTCCATTATCTCCTTTGCTTCACG ACGATAGGTGCCGGAGGTGTGGGTTTGGTCTATGAACACAAATATTCTTTGGACCGGCAGAATCAAACTCGCTTggaaatagagaaaattttgcaAAAACACATGCAAGGAATCTCGCAAAGAATGGAAAAATCCGAACaaaaaatcaatcaaatcaggcataaatatcaagaaatcaatcaaatcagGCGTGGATTTCCAATTATCAACCACGTGACAG ACGCGATGCGGGCGGATATGGAGCTCTGGTCAAGGCAATCAACTATGAAAAATATGACTGACGGCAGTTGA